The Methanosarcina acetivorans C2A genome includes the window TCTACTGGGAAAGGGCACGTGTAGCCTCAAAAGTCCTTCCCGGCGAGTCCGTTCTGATCCCTTTTGCAGGCGTAGGCCCTTTTGTGCTCCCTTCCGCAGGAAAAGGGGCAGCTGTCTGTGCAATCGAAATAAATCCTGACGCCTGTGCCTGCCTGAAAGAAAACGTCCGGCTGAACAGGCTTGAAGGACAGGTGACCGTAATCCAGGGAGATGCCGAATATATTCTTAGCCATCCGGATTCTTTGACAAATGAAGGATTTGAGGTTCCGGAAAATGGTTTTGACAGGGCAATTGTGCCGACACCCTATGACATGGACCATTTCCTAGGGGAGGTTTCAGGAAATGTCCGAAAAGAAGGAAAGATCCATTTTTACACTTTCAAAACAGATTCCCAGATCCTGGGCTTAATTGAAGAATACGGGAACATGGGGTTCGAGGTTGAATTTTACAGGCGTTGCGGAAACGTTGCTCCGGGTGTCAGCAGATGGGTTTTTGACCTGCTCAAAAAATAGTCGTGTAAGACTGTAGCTTGTCTGCTTGCCTGCCGTTCGTTATGGTAAAAGAAGTAATTCCCTTAGTCCAGAAACCGTTTTTAGTTCAATTATTATAAAATGCCCCCGCCAGCTTGCTTGGCGGCCCTTCCCAAAGAGCAGAAAAAGAGGCTTAAAAGAGAGAAAATACCATAGATTATGCAGGTTTGATCTGTTCAGTTCTCGTTCTTACTCGTAAGCGCCCTCAGCAGCTTTCATTTTCTGGGTTTTTACACTTTTTGGTTTTTGGGAAAGGCCGCTCTCCTTCGTCGAGCGGAACAAGAACGGTACGATACAGTGAATATGGTTGTATGGGTCAGATTGATCTACAATTTTGCCCCTGTGAGTAAAATTCTCATTTTTTATCGCTTTTCAGCGGTTTTTTCAACCTTCAAACAGACCTTTTCAGTCCTCAAGCCCGAGATGTTTCATAATATGGTGGTATTGTTCAGGGGAAAACCTGGAATAAAAGGCTCTGGTGACAACTTCGCTGAGGGACGGGTGGATGTCCATACTGCGGATAATTGGCTTTGCACTTCTTGAGGGCGCGTACATGAGAGGAATAATCTGGTGGATCAGGATCGAGGCATGGGGTCCAATGATGTGAGCACCCAGAATTGTCTCTTCCAGGCTGTCCAGGATCACTTTTACGAAGTAACCCCTGGCTTCCATAGCAGATCCCTTTGCCGTATCTTCAAAGAGCTTAAAGCCGATAACCACCCTGTTTTCCCCGTACTCCTCAAGAGCTTCCTTTTCTGACATCCCGACCCCTGCAATTTCAGGATAGGAGAAAACGGCGTGTGGTACGGCATGGTAGTCTGCCCTTACTTTTTCCTTCATGATCGCATTGAGATAAACTATTCCGGACTCATAGTTTCCCACATGCTTGAGCAGGTATTTTCCGTTTGCGTCCCCGAAAGCCCAGATATTTGGCTGGGAGGTTTCAAGATATTTATCAACCATAATCCAGCCCTGGCTGTCGATCTTGATTCCTGCCTTTTCGGGGTGTAGAATATCAGTATTCGGAGTTCGGCCTGTTGCAACCAGGATTTCGTCCGCGGTAATTTTTATCTCCTCCCCCGACTTTCTGTCCTTTGCAACAACGGTTTTCTGCCCGTTGCTTTCTTTTCTGACTTCTATTGCCTCGTGGTTTGTAATGATCTTCATATATTCCGACATCTTTATCCTGGCAAGTTCGGAGATTTCGGGTTCTTCCTGGGGGAGAAAATGCGAATTTCTCCCTATGACCGTGACTTCAGCTCCCATGGCTGAAAAAAAGTGCCCGTACTCAGCTCCTATATAACTTCCTCCGAGAATGGCAAGGCTTTTAGGGCGTTCCTCGAGTTCAAGCACGGTATCGCTTGTAAGGTAGCCGGTTTCTTCAAGCCCTTTAACCGGCGGGATTGAAGGTTTTGAGCCCGTGCACAGGAAAATCATCTCGGAGTGAAGGGTTTCTTCTCCAACCCTGAGGGTATACGGGGATATGAATTCGGCGGCTTCGTGATAATAGTCAAGGTAGGTGTCTTCGTTTAGGCCGTCCCTGATCGTATCGATATCCTTCCCTATCCTTCTGCGCATCCGTTCCATTATCATGCGGAAATCGATATCTTTTATCTCAAGCCTAATGCCGAAAAGTGGAGCTGTCCAGATTTCCCTGACAAGCTCCGCAGGATAGAGCAGAAGCTTTGAAGGGATGCACCCTCTGGTAAGGCAGATCCCCCCGGGTTCATCTTTATCTATAACAGCTATTTTCATCTCCGGTTTCGAATCGATGATAGAGTTCACGTAGTTCATCCCTGAACCCGTACCTATCACAATCAGATCGTAATTTTTCATCCTCTTCCCCTCACAGCAAACTTAAAGCAAAATATTAGCCAATAACTGGATTTGTTAACTGCAATAATTATCTGTCTGTTTGCTAATTACCCTTATCCTTAAATAAATGATTCTTATAGCAGAAGAAGACCGAAAAATAGACAAGGATAGCAAAAAAGATAGAAAAAATAGATCGTAAAAATAAATAAAAAAGATCGTAAAAAAGATCGTAAAAAAGATCGTGATAAATATCGTGATAAATATCGTAAAAAATCATAAAAAGGATTGTAAAAATAAATAAAAAAGGACCTGAAATCTATTCAAAAAACATCAGAAAGAAGCCATCCCGGATTGCAGTTAAAGATACTTTATGAGATAAAAAATTAGTAGCAGGTGTCTGTGGAATGAAGTCGCAGACAAAAAAGTTCCTTTGCTCTTTGAATAACCGCCAGAGCTGACATGAAAATATCTCGGAG containing:
- a CDS encoding class I SAM-dependent methyltransferase, which codes for MSFRDRVTLRDAMRGIVEAPLLPLVPKCFDYVGDVAVISIPEELEAYRDSIVSKILSMRGNTRAVLNKVSKLEGEHRVARFELLSGDSAETLHRENGYTYRMDIRKVFFNPRLYWERARVASKVLPGESVLIPFAGVGPFVLPSAGKGAAVCAIEINPDACACLKENVRLNRLEGQVTVIQGDAEYILSHPDSLTNEGFEVPENGFDRAIVPTPYDMDHFLGEVSGNVRKEGKIHFYTFKTDSQILGLIEEYGNMGFEVEFYRRCGNVAPGVSRWVFDLLKK
- a CDS encoding dihydrolipoyl dehydrogenase, whose amino-acid sequence is MKNYDLIVIGTGSGMNYVNSIIDSKPEMKIAVIDKDEPGGICLTRGCIPSKLLLYPAELVREIWTAPLFGIRLEIKDIDFRMIMERMRRRIGKDIDTIRDGLNEDTYLDYYHEAAEFISPYTLRVGEETLHSEMIFLCTGSKPSIPPVKGLEETGYLTSDTVLELEERPKSLAILGGSYIGAEYGHFFSAMGAEVTVIGRNSHFLPQEEPEISELARIKMSEYMKIITNHEAIEVRKESNGQKTVVAKDRKSGEEIKITADEILVATGRTPNTDILHPEKAGIKIDSQGWIMVDKYLETSQPNIWAFGDANGKYLLKHVGNYESGIVYLNAIMKEKVRADYHAVPHAVFSYPEIAGVGMSEKEALEEYGENRVVIGFKLFEDTAKGSAMEARGYFVKVILDSLEETILGAHIIGPHASILIHQIIPLMYAPSRSAKPIIRSMDIHPSLSEVVTRAFYSRFSPEQYHHIMKHLGLED